Below is a genomic region from Telmatobacter sp. DSM 110680.
CCCGTCCCTCGACACCATCGCCGAATTCAACGTCATCAGCAATCCGTATTCGGCAGAATACGGGCGTAGCCCGGGCGGCATCGTCTCAGTGAACACCATCAGCGGCACCAATAGGTTTCATGGCCTGGCCTATGAATATGTCCGCAACAATTACTTCGACTCGAACGATTTCTTTTCCGATCGCCACAAGCTGGCAAAGCCAAAATATAACCAGAATCAGTTCGGCGGAAGCCTTGGTGGACCAATCGCCAGGAATCACCTGTTCTTCTTCTTCAACTACGAGGGCACACGAATCAAGCAGGGAGTTCTGCGCACGGCCACCGTACCTCTGCCCAATGAGCGGATCGGCGACTTCAGCCCCGCCACAGCCGCCGCCGTCGGAGTGAAGTACCCTACCATTTACGATCCGACGACGTGTCAGCCGGCGTTCTCCGGTTCCAACTGTCAGGCTTTCACCAACAACTCCATCCCCTCGGGCAGCCTCGACCCCACCGTGCAGGCCCTGATGGCACTCTTCCCGCAGCCCAACACCACAACAGCCGGCAGTCCACCCAACGTCAACAACTACATTCGCAATGCGCTCCTTACCGATTTTGACGACAACTATGACGGCCGCGTGGATTGGACTCCCTCGTCTGCGGACACGGTGTTCGCACGCTACAACTACTCCAACCGGACCCGCGATATCCCCGGTTACCTTGGCGGACTTGCGGATGGCACCTCCACCTCCGCATGGGGCAATCAGATTCTGAAATCGCACAGCGCGGTGCTGGGATGGACGCACATCCTCAACCAGAACATGATCAATGAGTTTCGCTTCGGCTGGGTCCGCGACTTCTCATACGCACAGCAGCAGCCTTTCACGCTAAGTCAATCGGCCGGAACCTTCGTTCCCGGCATTCCCGATAATCCTGCTATCGGCGGCGGAGTGCCGCTCACATCGTTCACAAACTTCGCTTTCGAGGGCTCGCCGGACTTCCTTCCCAAGCGACAGATTCCGATGCAGTATCAATACAACGACACCTTCTCAATTGTGCGTGGCAGACAAACGCTGAAATTCGGCACCAGCATCTATCTGCCGATGCGCAACATCTTCCAGGACGAACCCGGCACGCGCGGAGACTTGGGCTTTACCGGCGTCTTCACCTGTCAGCACAGCGCACCTGGGAAATGCGTTTCAGGAACCGGTCTGTCTTATGCCGACGGCCTGCTCGGCTATACGCAGAGCACCCAGCTGACGAACGTCTTCTTCGTCGACCAGCGTCTGTGGATGGCGTCCGCGTTTGGCGAAGATGATTGGAAAGTCACGCCGAAGCTGACCCTGAACCTTGGCTTGCGCTATGACTTCGCCACTCCGCCGCTCGAAGCAAACAATCGGATGGCCGACTTCGACCCGACTGCAGGAGCCCTTGTCTTTGCGAAAAGTGGCTCCCTGAAGAGCCGCGCGATCGTCGACCCCAACAAGAAGAACTTCGGTCCCCGCATCGGCATTTCATACTCGCCCGACGCGAAGACAGTGTTCCGTGGAGGCTACGGTATTTACTACTCCCTCTTCGAACGTTTCGGCAGCGAAGATGAACTGGCTTTGAATCCGCCCTTCCTCATCAACAAGACACTCACCAGCAATACCGCACCGGTACTTAAGCCCTCGGTTGGTTTTCCTGCGAATTTCCTCGATCCGAGCACAGTTAATCTGAATGCCTTAAATGCCTTTCACATTCGCGCCATGGCCCTGCATGATCCACTGCCGTACGTTCAACAATGGAGCTTTGGCATGCAGCGGCAGCTCGGCCAGAAGTGGACGGGTGAAGTCGACTACGTCGGCACCAAGTCCACGCATCTTGACGTGATTCGGAATTACAATCAGCCGATCATCTCTGGTGGAGTGAGCACTGGCGTTGTGCCGTACACCAACTTCGGCCAGATCGAATACACCGCCCCCGTTGGCTTTGGCAACTACAACGGCCTGCAAGCCAGCCTCACCCACAAGTTCTCAAACAACTTTGAGATGAACGCGGCATTCACCCATTCGCGCAGTCTCGATAACACACCCGAAGAACTGGAATCCAACTCTGGCGATGCGCCGGATGATCGCAACTATGCAGCGTGGTACGGTCCCAGCGATTTCGACGTTCCGAATCGCGTGGCCGTCAACTACCGCTACGTTCTGCCCTTCGGCCGGGGACAAGCCATGCTGCAACAAGGGCCATTGTCATGGATACTCGGCAACTGGGCGACCTCCGGTGTTTACACCTACTACAGCGGTCATCCCTTCCAGGTAAACGAGAATGACGGAAACCACAACTCCATCCTCGATCCCTACGGATATACGACTGCCACTCCCAACCTGGTCGGCAAACCTCATCTTGTCAGTGATCCTGACTGTTGGTTCTTTGCCAGCAAAGATTCCGCGTGCGGAGCCAAAGCGCCCTCGGGATCAGCCGATGCATATGCCGTGACCGCGGTGGGTGCGGTGGGCAATGTCGGTCGAAACCCGCTGCGCGGACCGCACGTCGATGTCTTCGATGCCGCGCTTCTCCGCGAATTCCCGATTCGTGAGAGCTGGAATGTCGAAGCGCGATGGGAGGTCTTCAATGTGATCAACACGCCGGAGTTTGGCCAGCCCAACGGCAACATCACTAGCGGCGGTGTTGCCAGCATTACCTCGCTCTCGGGTGACCCCCGCGTAATGCAGTTCGCATTACGACTTTCCTTCTGATACCATCCTGCTCCTGAAGCCGGGCCCGCTCGTCGTTCGGCTTCAGGAGAAAATCTCGAGACCTTATTCATGCCCACACAATGGCGACGGCGCCGACCAGACCGTTCGCACCCAATGGCACCCGGATCGTGGCCGTCATTTTGTGCGCGTAGAGGCTCGAGACTCAAACGATCGTCTGCTCCTCCTCGGCAATTCCAATCTATTTCGGCTACGAGTCTGGAAAAACTCATTAAGAAAGGAACATTATGCGTCGTGCCCTATACATGGTTCTATTCGCGTGCAGCGCGGCCACAGTCATTGCGCAGCACGTGGCCGGCAACCAGTCAATTCCCGGAAGCCGCACAGTCATGGATGCGCACAATTGCTATCCGTACTACGAATGGTGGTACGACCGCATCGACCGTGCGCTCTCCGCAGGAACACCGTTAGCGATCGAGCAGGATCTCTTCTGGTATACCGATGCAAGGACTGGAAAATCCTGGTCCATCGTTGCCCACGGCGCTCCTATCAGTGGCCATGAACCTACCATGGAGCACTACTTCTTTGATCGTGTTCGCCCCATCGTTGAACGCGCTCTGAAAGAAGGCAATCACGGCAACTGGCCCCTCATCACGCTGAATCTCGACTTCAAAACTGAGGAACCCGAGCACCTTCAGGCCGTCTGGGCGCTGTTGACGAAGTACCAGAACTGGCTCTCTACCGCGCCGAAAACATCCGATCCAAATGCAGCACAACCTCTTACTGTACGACCTATTCTCGTTCTTACCGGCGAGTCAGACGCGCAGCAGAAGGTCTTCTTTGATGACGTTCCCGAAGGCGACCGGCTACTCGTTTTTGGCGCCGTTCATACCAACACAAAACAGCCGATGGCTCCACCCGAACTGCTTGAACCGTCACCCGCAACCAACTATCGGCGGTGGTGGAACAATCCGTGGAGTGTGGTGGAAAGCGGAGGCCAGCAGCACGCACGGGAATGGATCTCTGCTGACGATGAGCGCCTGCGTTTTTTGGTGCAACACGCCCATTCCCATGGACTCTGGATCCGCTTCTACACTCTCGACGGCGCAACCGAAAAGGAAGAAAGCTGCAATGGTTGGTTCCGCAGCTATAACTTTGGTTCGCTGGCTGCCGCCGAGATGCGCTGGCGCGCCGCTCAAAAGGCTGGTGTCGATTACGTCGCCAGCGATCAATATGAATTGCTGGCGAAGTTTCTTGGCGCCTCGCACAATAGTGCGTTTAAGAACTCTCTTCAATTGCATCGAGAGAGTGGCCTTTAGCTACGTTGATCCGGGGCGGCAGTCAATCCACCTCAGAGCTGCGGGATTGAGGCGGGCACCGACGCCGTGCATACTGAAACTCATGATCCGTGTTTTAGCGAAGGTCTTCTCATTCGCAATTGGATGGGCAATTTTGACCGGACTGCACGCCCAGGCTCCGGTAACGGCGGTCTTGCCGAACGGCCGCGAGATTCATCCCGAAGGAAACTGGATTCCGCTCGCTCCCTATCCGTTTGCTTTGGCCGTTCGCCCTGACTATGCAGAGATTGCAGTACCTTCGATAGGATTTCCGTTTGCTCTGAATGTAATCGACGAACCACAAACCTCAAATCCCAAGGTTCGTCGGTTCCCGACTGGACATGAAAATGATCCATCGATCGAAGTGCATGCCGGCCTGTCTTATTCGCCTGACGGTAATCTGCTCTATGTCGCCACCGGCGATTCTGGAAAGATTCGCGCTTATCGGACGAGCGATTGGAATGCTGCGGGCGAAGTCTCGCTAGACGGCTCCGTAGGCGAAACGGACTTTGGCGATAGTTTCGCAGCGACGCTAGTGGTTTCGGCTGATGGCAAAACACTCTACGCGCTGGACCAGGGAAACTGGCGCATCGTGATCATCGACGCCACAACGTGGCAGAAAATTGGTTCCGTCTCGACCGGCAGTTACCCATTCGGTCTCGCGCTGTCTCCGGACGGAGACAGGCTTTACGTCACAAATAGTGGCCTCTTTGAGTACTCCACTATTCGGGGCGCAAGCGAGAAGAACCCCCTGAAAACCGGCTTGCACTTTCCACCATTTTGATACCCCTCGAAAGAGGCGAGAGAGGGTGTGATCGCAGAAGGCAAGACGATTCCGGGCCTGGGTGACGAGAATTCAGATCGTGGCAGCTCGCTATGGACGTATAGCGTTTTTGATCGAGAGCACATCACCCTGACTGCGAAGTTGCGCCTGGGCACACCGATTACCGACAGTCCAGGAGAGACCGTTGGCGGCGCCGCACCCACCGGCGTTGTTGCAAGCAAAGACGCGGTCTTTGTTTCATTGGCCCATAGCGATGCAATCGCAAAAGTCAGTCCGGACGGGACGCGGCTTCTGGCGCAAGCTGAACTCTCGCCATTCGCAGGCAGCATTTTTCGGGATCCTGCGGGGCGGCCTCTACGAGGCGTGATGCCAAGCGGAGTTGCAGTTGGCGGTGGCCGCCTCTATGTGGCGGAATCAGGAATAAACGCAGTGGCCGTGCTCGATACAGATACGCTTCAAGTTCTGGAACACATTCCTGTGGGTTGGAATCCAACCGCAGTTGCTCTCTCTTCCAGTGGCAGCACTCTCTATGTGATCAACAGCAAGGGAAAGGGATCTGGTCCCAACGCGGGCAGAGAACGTGATCCTGCGGCCCCCACATACATCGGCTCGCTAGAGTTGGGAAGCCTGAGCGCTATATCGTTCCCTGGTCTGCCGCCCGCTGACGCACTGACGCAGATAGTGGTGTCGGCCAATTCCGCGGCGATCGCCAATTCCACTCCCCTGCCTCGACTGAAACACTGCTTTCTAATCATTCGCGAAAATCGGACATACGACGAAGTCCTTGGAGACGTTCCAGGCGCCAACGGTGACGCCTCTCTTGCACGCTATGGGATGGATGGTTGGACCGAGGAGAAGAAACAGGCGAAGCATCTGAAAGTCACACCTAATCTGCATGCGCTGGCCGCTAGGTTTGCGATCAGCGACAACTTCTATGTTGACTCGGATGTTTCCGCCGACGGGCATCGTTGGATGGTTGGAATCCAACCGACGCCGTTCTTCAATACCGCGTGGACTTCGAGTTATGGCGGTCGTAGGCAGAGTTCTCCAACGGCGGAGCAACCGGGACGGCGCGCATTGTTCGGTGGTGCGGATGCGCCGATGCCCGAGGATGAACCGCAGTTTGGATCCTTGTGGGAACACGTTGCAGCCAATGGCCAGGGAATATTGAATTATGGCGAAGGACTGGAGATTGAAGGAAACGTTGAGATGCCTGGTGCGCAGCCTGAGGGACAGAGGCTGCTTCTCAATGCTCCGTTGCCCAAGCCGGTCTTTGAAGCAAGCGACCGACGCTTTCCAACCTTCAACCTCGGGATTCCCGACCAATTCCGCGTGCGGGAATTCGAGCGCGATTTCCGGTTGAAGCTGGCGGCGGGTAAGGTCCCGGCGTTGATCGTAATCCGTCTGCCCAATGATCACACCGCGGACCCGCGGCCAGGCGACGGCTATCCTTTTCGCGCTTCCTATGTAGCCGATAACGATCTTGCCCTGGGACGTATCGTCGCCTTCCTTTCGAGAACCTCTATCTGGAAAGATTCAGCGGTCTTTGTGACGGAGGACGACGCGCAAAGTGGCGTGGACCATGTGGACGCGCATCGCAGCATTCTCCTTGTAGCCAGTCCGTGGGTCAAGCCAGGCATGGTCTCACATGGACACGCGAGCATGGGATCGATCACGCGAACCATCGACGAATTGCTTGGGCTTGGCCCGCTCAATCTTGAAGATGCACTGGCCGCAGAGATCACTGGTATCTTCGATGCTCAACCGCATCTCGAGCCTTATGCGACACGCGCCGCCGACCCCCGAGTTTTCATCCCCGCAAGAGCGCGGTTTGCCAAACCGAAATCAAAAAAGGAGTCTGCGGCACTTCTGGATGTCGATGACGCAGATGAAATTCGGAAGCAACTCAAGAAGGAAGCCGGCAACCTGCGCAGACCGAATGATGACTAGGGAGTTTCATCGCTCACGTCAGCTAATCCAGATGCGCCTGAACCTTCCGATTCTGCCTGCGCATGTTACAGCATGATGAAAAGCGGATGCCAACCGTGAGCGTGTAGAAATTCCTTTCTGCCCACCCTTCGCACAGAGTCTTTGCTCTGCGCATCAACGTATTTGAAACCAAAGTCGCATAGCGCGGGATTGTGCCGCACGCGAGTCGCTAAAAGGCCGTAGGATACTGAATTGGGGGCGGAGACTAGATGAGCGAAAAGCGTTGGGTGTTGTTGATTGCCAGTGAGGTTGGACGAACGGACTCGGTCTCTGACCGTGCCATGGAGCGTCTCGTCGACGCCATCGGCGACGAGGGGTATACCGTCGTTCGCACCACCTCGCCGGAAGATGGTCTTTCGCTCGTTACTTCCGATCCCAGCTACTCTGCCGTCCTTCTCGATTGGGACTTGGAAGGCGATTCGCAATTCGAAGAACGTGCCGCGCTCGACATCATTCGTGGAGTGCGTCACCGCAACAAGAAGGTCCCCATCTTCCTGATCGCCGATCGTACTCTGGTTTCCGAATTGCCTTTGGAAGTGATCAAGCAAGTCCACGAGTACATCCACCTCTTCGGCGACACTCCTGCATTCATTTCTTCGCGACTCGATACCGCCATCGAACGCTATCACGATCAACTTTTACCGCCTTACTTTCGCGAACTGCTTCGCTACAACGATCAGTCCGCCTATTCTTGGGATGCTCCCGGGCATATGGGCGGCGTTGCCTTTCTCAAACACCCCGTAGGTCAGGAATTTCACCGCTTCTTTGGTGAAAACCTTCTCCGTTCCGACCTCGGTATTTCCTCCGCGCCGCTCGGCTCGTGGCTCGACCACATCGGACCTCCCGGAGAGTCCGAACGCAATGCGGCCCGCATCTTCGGCGCCGATTGGACCTTCTATGTTCTGGGCGGTTCCAGCACATCCAATCAGATTGTTGGCCATGGAGTCATCGCACAGGACGACATCGTTCTCGCGGACGCCAATTGCCACAAATCGATCTGCCATTCGCTCACCGTCACGGGCGCCCGCCCGGTATATTTCAAACCAACCCGCAATGGATACGGGATGATCGGCCTCGTTCCCCTGAAGCGGTTCTCACCCGAATCCGTGCGGGAACTCATTGCCCGCAGCCCATTCTCAGCAGGTGCCCGCTCGCAACAACCCACCTACGCCGTAGTTACGAACTCAACGTATGATGGTCTCTGCTACAACGTGAACCAGGTCGTCGAACAACTCGCGTGCTCGATTCCGCGCGTTCACTTCGACGAGGCATGGTATGCGTATGCCAAATTCCATCCTCTCTACCGGGGACGTTATGCGATGGGTGTGCCCGAGGATATGAAGGACCGCCCAGCTATCTTCTCCGTGCAATCCACGCACAAAATGCTGGCCGCGTTCTCCATGGGCTCGATGATCCACGTCAAGCTCTCTGACCGTGCGCCGCTCGATTTTGACCAGTTCAACGAAGCTTTCATGATGCACGGCACGACGTCACCCTTCTATCCGCTGATAGCTTCGCTCGACGTCGCCGCAGCCATGATGGACGAGCCCGCAGGTCCAACGCTGATGGACGAAACGCTCGCTGACGCGATCAGCTTCCGCCAGGCCATGAGCTCTATTGCCCATCGCCTGCGCATCGCAGCCGACAACGGCGAAGCTTGGTTCTTCAGCATCTACCAGCCCGAACGAGTTACCGATCCGGCAACCGGTGAACGCATCCTGTTTGAAGAGGCGGAAGACGAGCTTCTGGCCACCGAACCAAGTTGCTGGACCCTCAAGCATGGGGAAGAGTGGCATGGCTACCAGGACGAAGACTCGCCGGATGACTACTGCA
It encodes:
- a CDS encoding YncE family protein; protein product: MIRVLAKVFSFAIGWAILTGLHAQAPVTAVLPNGREIHPEGNWIPLAPYPFALAVRPDYAEIAVPSIGFPFALNVIDEPQTSNPKVRRFPTGHENDPSIEVHAGLSYSPDGNLLYVATGDSGKIRAYRTSDWNAAGEVSLDGSVGETDFGDSFAATLVVSADGKTLYALDQGNWRIVIIDATTWQKIGSVSTGSYPFGLALSPDGDRLYVTNSGLFEYSTIRGASEKNPLKTGLHFPPF
- a CDS encoding TonB-dependent receptor, which gives rise to MLRSPFLRILCLLIASSGGLILHAQVNTASLSGLATDRTGAALPHVTVTAKDDANGYTRTVQTDSAGAYSFQDLPIGQYKVTVSAPGFDSLVEDVTLSVGQRSREDFHLQVGATQQSVEVAAGASLLSPDDASISTVVDSTTIKETPLSLRNWDDLLRTVPGVQISRFTQQSGATSAGRVGDFNVNGIHSLQNNFILDGIDNNTFSENVQELSTESAHPSLDTIAEFNVISNPYSAEYGRSPGGIVSVNTISGTNRFHGLAYEYVRNNYFDSNDFFSDRHKLAKPKYNQNQFGGSLGGPIARNHLFFFFNYEGTRIKQGVLRTATVPLPNERIGDFSPATAAAVGVKYPTIYDPTTCQPAFSGSNCQAFTNNSIPSGSLDPTVQALMALFPQPNTTTAGSPPNVNNYIRNALLTDFDDNYDGRVDWTPSSADTVFARYNYSNRTRDIPGYLGGLADGTSTSAWGNQILKSHSAVLGWTHILNQNMINEFRFGWVRDFSYAQQQPFTLSQSAGTFVPGIPDNPAIGGGVPLTSFTNFAFEGSPDFLPKRQIPMQYQYNDTFSIVRGRQTLKFGTSIYLPMRNIFQDEPGTRGDLGFTGVFTCQHSAPGKCVSGTGLSYADGLLGYTQSTQLTNVFFVDQRLWMASAFGEDDWKVTPKLTLNLGLRYDFATPPLEANNRMADFDPTAGALVFAKSGSLKSRAIVDPNKKNFGPRIGISYSPDAKTVFRGGYGIYYSLFERFGSEDELALNPPFLINKTLTSNTAPVLKPSVGFPANFLDPSTVNLNALNAFHIRAMALHDPLPYVQQWSFGMQRQLGQKWTGEVDYVGTKSTHLDVIRNYNQPIISGGVSTGVVPYTNFGQIEYTAPVGFGNYNGLQASLTHKFSNNFEMNAAFTHSRSLDNTPEELESNSGDAPDDRNYAAWYGPSDFDVPNRVAVNYRYVLPFGRGQAMLQQGPLSWILGNWATSGVYTYYSGHPFQVNENDGNHNSILDPYGYTTATPNLVGKPHLVSDPDCWFFASKDSACGAKAPSGSADAYAVTAVGAVGNVGRNPLRGPHVDVFDAALLREFPIRESWNVEARWEVFNVINTPEFGQPNGNITSGGVASITSLSGDPRVMQFALRLSF
- a CDS encoding Orn/Lys/Arg decarboxylase N-terminal domain-containing protein, with product MSEKRWVLLIASEVGRTDSVSDRAMERLVDAIGDEGYTVVRTTSPEDGLSLVTSDPSYSAVLLDWDLEGDSQFEERAALDIIRGVRHRNKKVPIFLIADRTLVSELPLEVIKQVHEYIHLFGDTPAFISSRLDTAIERYHDQLLPPYFRELLRYNDQSAYSWDAPGHMGGVAFLKHPVGQEFHRFFGENLLRSDLGISSAPLGSWLDHIGPPGESERNAARIFGADWTFYVLGGSSTSNQIVGHGVIAQDDIVLADANCHKSICHSLTVTGARPVYFKPTRNGYGMIGLVPLKRFSPESVRELIARSPFSAGARSQQPTYAVVTNSTYDGLCYNVNQVVEQLACSIPRVHFDEAWYAYAKFHPLYRGRYAMGVPEDMKDRPAIFSVQSTHKMLAAFSMGSMIHVKLSDRAPLDFDQFNEAFMMHGTTSPFYPLIASLDVAAAMMDEPAGPTLMDETLADAISFRQAMSSIAHRLRIAADNGEAWFFSIYQPERVTDPATGERILFEEAEDELLATEPSCWTLKHGEEWHGYQDEDSPDDYCMLDPTKVTILTPGVNAQGVMSQWGIPAAILTEFLDSRRVEIARTGDYTVLVLFSVGTSKGKWGSLLENLFEFKRLYDSEASLEEVLPELVQRFPHRYRNVSLKDLSDEMHKAMIDLDLAGLVNAACDEDFDPILTPAQTYQKLVRHETERIPFGKMAGRIAAYMLVPYPPGIPMSMPGERLGGPDSPVIKLILAMEQFGKRFPGFEREVHGIEVDGDGNYWMRAVIEDPAMTRN
- a CDS encoding bifunctional YncE family protein/alkaline phosphatase family protein: MIAEGKTIPGLGDENSDRGSSLWTYSVFDREHITLTAKLRLGTPITDSPGETVGGAAPTGVVASKDAVFVSLAHSDAIAKVSPDGTRLLAQAELSPFAGSIFRDPAGRPLRGVMPSGVAVGGGRLYVAESGINAVAVLDTDTLQVLEHIPVGWNPTAVALSSSGSTLYVINSKGKGSGPNAGRERDPAAPTYIGSLELGSLSAISFPGLPPADALTQIVVSANSAAIANSTPLPRLKHCFLIIRENRTYDEVLGDVPGANGDASLARYGMDGWTEEKKQAKHLKVTPNLHALAARFAISDNFYVDSDVSADGHRWMVGIQPTPFFNTAWTSSYGGRRQSSPTAEQPGRRALFGGADAPMPEDEPQFGSLWEHVAANGQGILNYGEGLEIEGNVEMPGAQPEGQRLLLNAPLPKPVFEASDRRFPTFNLGIPDQFRVREFERDFRLKLAAGKVPALIVIRLPNDHTADPRPGDGYPFRASYVADNDLALGRIVAFLSRTSIWKDSAVFVTEDDAQSGVDHVDAHRSILLVASPWVKPGMVSHGHASMGSITRTIDELLGLGPLNLEDALAAEITGIFDAQPHLEPYATRAADPRVFIPARARFAKPKSKKESAALLDVDDADEIRKQLKKEAGNLRRPNDD